In the Sphingobacterium sp. PCS056 genome, AATTAGCAGAGAAATTTGAAATGGTATTACATTTGAAAAGGAACTACTATATTTATGTAGAATAGTTTTTCGGGGTAAATATTGAGTTTAGAATATCATATTTAATAAAAATTTTAGAAGCTATAGTTTATGAACAAAGTAGGTTTAACTTTATTAACAGCAGTCTTCGGAGGAGCCGTAGCCCTTGGGGGGTATAAGCTTTTTGAAAGTAAAAAGTTTGAAGGAATGTCTATCGAAGACAAACAAAAGGTATATTTTGCGAACAACCCAACTGGAGTGATTTCTTCAACAGGAAATCCAGATTTTACACAAGCAGCTGCAATTGTGTCTCCAGGCGTTGTTCATATCAAGACAACATATACAAGACAAGCATCTCAAGGAGGAGGATCAGGTTCGCCGTTTGATATGTTTGAAGAGTTTTTTGGAACACCACAAGGACGTGGCCGTCAACAAAGACAAGCACAACCCGTACAGGCCTCAGGCTCTGGGGTAATCATAACGGAAGATGGATATATCGTAACCAATAACCACGTTGTGGAAGATGCAGATAAAATTGAGGTTGTTCTTACGGATAAACGTTCCTTTGAAGCTAAAGTAATTGGTCGTGATCCAAATACCGATTTAGCACTTTTAAAAGTAACCGCTAAGGGATTGCCTGTCGTAAAATTGGGTAATTCAGATAACGTCAATATTGGAGAATGGGTATTGGCAGTTGGATATCCTCTGGGCTTACAATCTACAGTAACTGCAGGTATTGTGAGTGCTAAAGGCCGTCAGATCGGTATATTAGGAGAAAGCCAACAACAACCTCGTGGTTATGGAGGTCAAGAGCAGCCGGTCGCTAATTCTTCAATTGAATCATTTATTCAAACAGATGCCGTTATCAACAGAGGAAATAGTGGTGGTGCACTTGTAAACGCTCAAGGCGAATTAATAGGTATTAATTCTGCAATAGCTTCCCCAACGGGAGTGTATGCTGGATACGGGTTTGCAATACCAGTAAATCTAGTTAAAAAAATCGTTGACGATTTTAAAGAATTCGGAAATGTGAAACGTGGATATATTGGTATTACTTTTACAGAAATTAATCCTGAATTAGCAAAAGAAAAAGGCTTTACAGATGTCAATGGATTATATGTTCAGGATGTCGTTAAAGGCGGCGCAGCAGAATCTGCAGGAATTCAGAAGGCCGATCTAATTACAAAGATCAATGGTAGAGTAATCACTTCTTCTCCAGTTTTACAAGAAACTATTGGTCGATTACGTCCAGGAGATAAAGTAAAATTGACTTTCAAGCGTGATGGTAAAGAGCGAGAAGTAACGGTGGCCTTAAAGGGAGAAGAGGTAAACAAAGCTGCAGAAGCAGGAAAGTCAAGTAAAAGTGCTACAGAAATCTATAATAAATTAGGCGCAAGTTTCCTACCTGCTTCTTCTGAAAAGAAAAAAGAACTGGGTGTTAATTCAGGCGTTGTCGTGACACAAGTTAATAAAGGTGGAGTTTTTGAATATTTTGGAGTAGAGAGAGGACTAGTAATTACTGAAGTGAATGGTGTACCTGTTAATAATGTTGACGAGATTGAGGCAGCATTAGCTAAAACAAAGCGTAATATTGTTAGCTTAAAAGGTGTTCCAGAACGAGGAAGTACAGTAGTGATCAATGTTCCTATCGAATATTAAAAATATTTAGGTTGGTTATGAAGGTGGTTTCGATTTCGAAATCACCTTTTTTACTTTAATATGGGTGTGTACTCTCAATATTATCACTATTTTTAGGCATGAAAATTTTAATGGTTTGTTTAGGTAATATTTGTCGTTCGCCATTGGCACATGGTATTTTAAATCATTTAGCAGAAGAGGAAGGATTGGATTGGACAATTGAGTCTGCTGGTACCGGAGATTGGCATGTTGGTCAAAGTCCAGATCATAGATCTATTGCTGTTGCTCAAAAATACAAAGTAGATATTTCACAACAAAAAGCGATGCACTTTAAGCCTAGTCTATTTGAAATATATGATCATATCCTAGTAATGGATCATCAAAACTATAAAGATGTAATGGCACAAGCATCGTCAAAAGAAGAAAAGAAGAAAGTATCCTTATTTTTAGTTGATGATATTGTACCAGATCCGTATTTTGACGAACGTTTATTTGAACCTGTCTACCAGATGATCGAAACCCGATGTAAAGAATTAATTCAAGAATGGAGGTAGTTTTTCAGATCTTTTAAAATCTCTCAGTACTATTTTCAAGTTAGTAGATAGTTTACACACTTGAGAAGTGTCAGGTGTTGTACATGAAATTTAATAATCTGAATGTACTATGTTTCATATTCACTCTGGATATATTAGTATATAAAATACAATTTATCTAAGTTTGTGTCTATATCTATAGTTGTATTTATATGAATGCCTCAGAAGTAAATAAAAAATGGGTGATTTTGCAACATGAGATTGCTCAATCATTTGATATGGATTTACCCGATTTAAAAGTATTTTTATTTTTGATTGGTGTCCAGGAATTAGGGAAAGGTCCGCAGACTTTTTCGAAGAGAGAAAAAGAGGAATTGATGCATATCGCAAATTGCCGTCTTTTTAGCGCGATGGGCTTTTATGAACTTAAAGGATTGGATGAACAAGGTTGGCCACATTGGGAGCTAGTTAAACCAATTCCTAATTATACTTTATTAGAACAGGAGTTGATCATCAAGTCTTTGATCATAGATTATTTCCAAGAGCTAAATGTCATTTAATAGATTATAATGAAAAGGATTATTTTAAGTGTATTTTTTTGTGCTTTATCGATCGCACTATTTGCAGCGAAGCCTGCTTATAAATATGTGCGTATCCAAACGGGTAAAGGGACAGTTGTTTTGAAGCTTTATAATGAGACACCTAAACACCGGGACAATTTTATCAAATTGGTGAAGGAAAATTATTTTGATAGCTTGCTTTTTCATCGGGTGATACATAATTTTATGATTCAGGGGGGGGATCCTGATTCTAAAAATGCAAAGCCAGGTCAACAACTGGGAGAAGGTGGGCCAAGTTATACCATTCCTTCTGAAATTCAATCAGGATTATTTCATAAAAAAGGAACTCTAGGAGCTGCACGTGATGATAATCCTGCAAAAGCTTCTTCAGCATCACAATTCTATATTGTCCAAGGGAAAAAGTTTACAAATGCAGGTTTGGATAGTTTAGAAACTTTGCGAATGAAAGGTGTCAAATTTACGGAAGCACAACGTGCTGCCTATACAACAGTAGGAGGAACACCACACTTAGATGGCAATTATACTGTATTTGGCGAGTTGATCAATGGAATAGAAGTGATTGATGCGATTGCTGCTGTGAAGACGGACAAAAATGATCGCCCTATAACGGACGAACGAATGTATGTTAAGTTATTGACGAAGAGAGAAGCAATTAATTTGGAACGTGAATTAAAAGGATTAAAACCTAAAAATGGTTTATTCACTAAGATTGCTGATATGTTTTCTTCTTCTAATTATTAATTTCCAAATAGATTTTTGCTTTGAAAATAGTTACATATAATGTGAATGGTCTGCGTGCAGCGATTAAAAAAGATTGGCTAGGTTGGTTAAAAGAAGTCAATGCAGATGTTGTCTGCTTGCAAGAAATAAAAGCTACTCCAGATCAGATCCCTGAAATAGCGTTATTAGAGCAGCTAGGATATGAACATTACTGGTATCCTGCTCAGAAAAAAGGATATAGTGGAACGGCTATATTTACTCGAATAACACCTAAACATGTTGAATACGGTTGTGGACATGAAGATT is a window encoding:
- a CDS encoding Do family serine endopeptidase yields the protein MNKVGLTLLTAVFGGAVALGGYKLFESKKFEGMSIEDKQKVYFANNPTGVISSTGNPDFTQAAAIVSPGVVHIKTTYTRQASQGGGSGSPFDMFEEFFGTPQGRGRQQRQAQPVQASGSGVIITEDGYIVTNNHVVEDADKIEVVLTDKRSFEAKVIGRDPNTDLALLKVTAKGLPVVKLGNSDNVNIGEWVLAVGYPLGLQSTVTAGIVSAKGRQIGILGESQQQPRGYGGQEQPVANSSIESFIQTDAVINRGNSGGALVNAQGELIGINSAIASPTGVYAGYGFAIPVNLVKKIVDDFKEFGNVKRGYIGITFTEINPELAKEKGFTDVNGLYVQDVVKGGAAESAGIQKADLITKINGRVITSSPVLQETIGRLRPGDKVKLTFKRDGKEREVTVALKGEEVNKAAEAGKSSKSATEIYNKLGASFLPASSEKKKELGVNSGVVVTQVNKGGVFEYFGVERGLVITEVNGVPVNNVDEIEAALAKTKRNIVSLKGVPERGSTVVINVPIEY
- a CDS encoding low molecular weight protein-tyrosine-phosphatase → MKILMVCLGNICRSPLAHGILNHLAEEEGLDWTIESAGTGDWHVGQSPDHRSIAVAQKYKVDISQQKAMHFKPSLFEIYDHILVMDHQNYKDVMAQASSKEEKKKVSLFLVDDIVPDPYFDERLFEPVYQMIETRCKELIQEWR
- a CDS encoding peptidylprolyl isomerase, which codes for MKRIILSVFFCALSIALFAAKPAYKYVRIQTGKGTVVLKLYNETPKHRDNFIKLVKENYFDSLLFHRVIHNFMIQGGDPDSKNAKPGQQLGEGGPSYTIPSEIQSGLFHKKGTLGAARDDNPAKASSASQFYIVQGKKFTNAGLDSLETLRMKGVKFTEAQRAAYTTVGGTPHLDGNYTVFGELINGIEVIDAIAAVKTDKNDRPITDERMYVKLLTKREAINLERELKGLKPKNGLFTKIADMFSSSNY